DNA sequence from the Cellulophaga sp. HaHaR_3_176 genome:
CGTTTCTACTTCAAACTCAGATGTAGACTTAATGGTTAAGATTTTATAGGCAGGAGCGTAAGCGGCTAAAGAGGGTGTTTGTATATTGAACAAGGTATTGCCTTGATCACTTGTTCTCACCCCAGTATCGTTAATATGCATATGACCACCAAAGTGAATTTGTAGACCTACATCTGCAAAAGTTTGTGCCACTTCTTCCTTTGGAACACGGTGCAGTTGCATTTTAGTAGCACCAAAAAATTGTTTAAGTTCATGAGAAGCATCGTCATTGAAATCTACCATAGGATAATGGCTAAAGGCAATTAAGACTTTCCCTTTTTGCTTTGCTAATGCCGCTACCCTTTTAACCCAAGAGATTAAATGAGACTTTTGCAAAAGCACATTATTATACCCGGTACTCGCCCCTGAAAAATCTTTAGGGTTTGTAGACGCTTCTGTTAATTCTTTATTCGGGACATACACATTGGCGTCTATGGCCAACAGCCAAACACCCTCAGTAGGTTCTACTAAATAACTAGCATCAGGATGTACATTATAAGCATCAATAGGGTATGTTCTTTGTTTTAAAGCTGATGCCGATTTTGCTTTATCAAAACTATAATCTTCATAGGTATAGGTAGAAAAAGGGGTCTCCCAATACACATATTCTTTCTGTGGGTAAAACCCAAAAGAAGACATTTCATTCAAAATATCAGTATAGCCCCATTTTTTAATTTCTGAGGTAATAACTGGTGTAAGATCTCCCGCTACAGATTCCTTTAAATTAGTAACAGTACTGGTAATTATTTGTTCCCTACCTCCTATTCCTAAAAAATCTGATTTACCTGATTCTTGGGTAAATGGTTTTACAGGGTCATGATTCCCGGTTGTTGCAAAGAAGAACATTCCATGCTTTTTAGTATACGAATCCAATATTTTACGCAGCCCTTTTACATGAATAGGTTGCCCGTCATCACTAAAATCTCCAGGCAAAGCAACATATTTAATTCCTCTAGCTGCGATATCATCTAAAGCTTCTATAAACGCAAAGTAGTTTTCGTTAAATATTCTGGTGGACTTTAATTGTGCATTCATCGTTCTGATATTCACAAAGGTTTCCGTGTTTGGTATCTTTATCCCTTGGTAGTCAGCATCTTCAAAATGTGCGTAAATATCTTGAAAATGTGCATCTGCTATAAAGGCAATTTGAACATTCTCGACACTTTTTTCTACCGTTTTATCTGCACAAGAAAGTATTGAAAACAATAAGACCATTAGAATACTCCGCCCTATTATTTTCAATAACAAACTGTTTATTTTTTTGCTGTTTCTTTCGGAAACGCATAGCTCTTTTTCCATCCTCCTAAATCTATCAACACTTGATCTATCATTACTCCAGGGTCTACCATCCATATTTTTAAGGTATGTTCTCCTGCTTTATTTACTACTTGTTTTGCTGATTTTACTGATACATTTTTAAGTACATTCTCTTTCCATTCATCACTACGCCCCATGGTCTGAAAATCTACTAGTACAGGTGCTGCATCATCAATAGCAACGGCGCAACGTACGCCAATCCCAGCGTGTGGCGCATGGGTAGGCACTGCTTGTAAATTTACAGCTACTTCTCCAAAGTTAAAAGTATAAAAATCATATTCTAAAACAGGGCTATTTGCCTTAATGGTATCTAAATTCACATTTGGCGTTGTATTTCTAGGCAAAGCAGTAATTACCTTATTCGTATAACCAATACCCTCAAACAACTGCCAATCTGCTTCATTACCTGCTTTTTTTCGCGTATAATTCTCCGCATTTATGGATACATATCCTTTGTCTTCTACAAAACCTTCATAGTTTTTCAAATTATCAAATTCAGGATTATAAACTGAAACTCCTATCGTTGTTGTTTTTCCTTCCGATATAAAATCTATAGCACTATTTACTTTAAAACTTGGTGGGATCAATTGAAAATCATGACCTAGAGGAGCTTCTTTTTTGTTCTCTCCTTTTGGTACTTTAGTCCAATCGATACTTACCCAAATACGTTTTTCTAGATTTTCAGAACGTAAGGTGCCTTTATCTTCTGATAATTTTATCCAATCTGCTTTTGGTATTGCTCTCCAATCTACTGATCCGTTACCTTCTGCAAAAACATCAATAAAATAAGTGCTATTGGTGTAGCTATTAAATACAGGCAGTACATCTGCATAACTGTTTATGATTTCATCGTTAACTTCCATCTGGTACCCTTCTAAAGCTAAGCCTAATTTTGCTTTTTGATCTGTTTGCACACTTGATGTTGCAGGTTGCGCAAAAACAGGTAAAAACCGAGGAGCCATGGTCATGATATGATTCCACTTTCCGTTTTGAAGTTTTGTATTGTAATATGTTGTTTCTTTTTCTATACGATGGTAAGCTTCTTTTGATAAAGCTCCAAACGCATTGGCACTCTGCCTGCCTTGCTTTGCCGTAAATTTATTTTTAAAACTATACAGCCATTTCTGGTTTAGTTTTGATGCTCCAATTACAGGATAATATACGAGTTGATAAAAAGCATCTTTTCTATAATCAGCTATACCTGCATATAAATCTTCTGTAGTTTCAATAATAGTTTCATAACTCTTAATACGTTCTGAAACCTCATCGCCATAATGGTACTGCGTTAATTCTGTTTCTCCTTCTTTTGTTACAGGTTCTACCTGACTCCAAGCCATAAATTCTGGGCGCCTGATGTAGGCTAGGCGGTTATTTTCGAATAAAACATCGGTAATTTCGGCGGCCGTTTCTTTTCCAAATTCACGTGCTGCCCAACTTTGCATATGTGTTTTCACAGCCGTACTCTTTTCAAAGTTATCCATATCCCAAGCCATGTCTAAAAATAGCTCAATATTATATTCGTGAGGTTTGATATCGCCACAATTCAAAATCCAAATATCACGCGATTGGAACTCGTAAGCTTTAGACATTTCTTCCCACATTAAAACAGGGTTGGTAGAATTTAGCCATAGATAATCATGTGGCCTTCCCCAATATGAAGTATGGTAATATACTCCTGCCCCACCTGGTCTTGTTTGTTCTTTAGGAGTACTTAATTGACGCATATACCCATAATTATCATCCGTCCATACCAATGTAATATCTTCTGGTAATTTTAATCCGCTTTGGTAGTAATTTAATACTTCTTTATAAGGCACAAATGCTTGTGGAATAGTTGTTGGATTCTTTTTAGTTTCCTTTTTTAATATGGCACGTTGATCTGTAATAACACGCTCTAATAAATGAACCTGTGCATCTGTATCATCCTCACCAACAATCATGGGCGAATCATGCTCTCCACGCATTCCTGTAGTATAAATACCTTCTAATTTTGCTGTTTCTTTTACTCTTTTCGTAAATAGATTTTTAATAGTTTCTGAATTTGTATCATAGCGATACTCACCCATTTTATCATGTTTCCACTCTGTATTAATGTTGCTCAACATAGGCTCTGCATGTGATGTGCCTATCACTATAGCATAATCATCTGCCACAAATTTATTCTCAGGATACGAGTAAAATGGTTTGGTACTCGAATGCATAGCAGGCCAAATAGTATTGGCTCTTAATCGCAATAACAATTCAAAAACTTTAGCATACGTTTTAGGACCTATATCTCCTGTTTCTGGTTCAAAATTTAAAGCTGCCCAACGTTGTAAACCCCAATCTTCATCATTTAAAAATACCCCTCTATATTTTACAGACGGACTTTTAGACACCGTATTTTGAATACTAACAGAAAGTACTTCTTTCTTTTCTGGTGTTACATCTGCCCACCATTCCCAAGGAGATACACCAATTTTTCTAGACAATTCTAATAGACCATAAGCTGTTCCTCTGCGGTCGCTACCTACAATGACTAAAGCTTTATCTATACCCTTACTTGGGTTTTTAACAATTTGAATTGCATAACGTTCCCATTGATTTTGAAGCTCAGAAACGTCTAACTTCCCAGAGGCAATCAGTTTATCTATCATGGTATTTTTACCAATAGTCCCTACAATTATAGCCGAAGAAGTTAATTGGGCTTTCGAACTTACAACTGGCTTTTTCCCTGTTACTTTTAAAACATCATTTGCAAAAATAGCTGCTGCAATAGAAACCACTTTTGCATCTTTTTTGTCGATTAAAATTGTTACAGTATTACTCTCATCAACAATTGAGAATTCTGTCTTCTTAATCTCTTGCGCCATTACAATAGCCCCTTGAAAACAAACCAAGATTACTCCTAGATATTTAAACATACTTTTATTTTTTAATTCTTTCATAGGTACCATCATCAAAAATCACTTTATACTCAGAAGTAAATAAGGTAGACCGCACATAATAATCTGTAGAAATTATTTGTGCTCCAGAAGCTTCTGCCATTTTAAATTTCTTATAATTGTTAGTACGTGCTTCTTTTGTAGCCGCATCTGCTCGCGTGCGTACCATATACCCTTTGGCTACTAATGTTTTAATATATTCAAAATCTTTAACGGGGTTATTTATAATTCTAAAGGCTGCTTCAGGGTTACCTTCTTTACTATTTACAAAAAGAACTCTTCCTTTTAAAGATTGATGATCTACTAAATAGTCATTAATTCTCTCTTCTTTTTCATCCAAAACAAATAAGAACTTGCCTTTTAAATTCTTTAGTTTAGGCCAACCAACAGTTAAAATAGCTTCTTCTAAGGTTTTAAAATTACCACGAACAAGATCTGGGGTGATCAATTTATCCGAAGGAAAAACACTTCTAATTTCTACGTCTAAACTATCTAAGGCATTTTTATCAAAAACTAAAGGCGTTCTTGTTTGCGGAACCTTTTGATCTTTTGTATTCATTAAAATAACAATTGGGGAATGGTCTGGATGATTATCAGACCATTTTTTTAAAGATTGTAGCCCGTCTTTAAAGAGTAAATCATGACTTCTAAAATCAATATCTTGTACATGAAACATTTTAAGCCCTGGTACTTTTAATTTTTCTTCCACATCAAAAGCCAAAGGCTCTTCTCCTAAAGATTTTATAATTGCTAATCCTTTTGGATTTGAAAAATGCCCCCCTAGTGGATCATGAAAAACATCTAGCTCTAAATTTCTTAACCCTAAATCTAATTGTTTTTCTAATGATATATGTCCGTACTGTAATCCTTCTATTTTTTCAGGTTCAAGGCTATACAAATAATCATACAAAGGCTTTTCTATCGCTATTTTATAAGAGTTATGGCTGCCTATAACTTGAATATCATTTAGCCTAGTCTTATTACTTTTACAACCAATTAAGGTGAATAATAAAAGTGCTAAAACGCTACGAACATATGAGAGCGAGAAATTCATTATTTGATTGCTTTTGTTTTTTGTAACCTGATATCCTTAGAAGAAGCTCCGATCATAAATTCATAATCACCTTCTTCAAAAGTCCACTTTTTTGTTTTTTCATCCCAAAATTCAAGCTCCTTTTTAGCAACATCAAATGTGATTGTTTTAGAGACTCCTACCCCCAAAGATTCTCTTTTGAAGCCTATTAATTTTTTAAATGGTCTTTTCTCAGAAGGATGTATCGCTTTAAAATATAACTGCACTACTTCATCCCCTTTATACTTTCCAATATTTTTTACGGTTGTTGTTACTGTAATTTTATCAGCCTTTGATTTTACTTTAAGCTTATCATACTCAAATTTTGTGTAGCTTAATCCGTACCCAAAAGGATACAAGACATCACCTTCAAAATACATATAAGTTCTTCCGTTAGACACTTCATAATCATCCATATCTGGCAGGTCTTTTACCGACTTGTAAAAGGTAAAAGGCAATCTACCCGCAGGGTTATAATCACCAAATAATACATCGGCAATGGCCGTACCACCAGCTTCTCCAGGATACCATGCGTCTACTATTGCTGGTACATTTTCATCCATCCAATTTATAGCCAGAGAACTCCCTGCTACTAAAACCACGATGATATTTTTATTTTCGGCATAAATCTCTTTTAGGTAGTTCACTTGATCTTCTGGTAATTCTAAATCTGTTCTATCTCTACCTTCTTTTTCAATAGATTTATTAATTCCCATAACGGCAATAACATAATCACTAGCTCTAGCAACCTCTTTATCTTCTTTATACAAATCATCGGTTAAGGTTGGTACTTCCCATAACAATTGGCAAATAGCATCGCCTCCATTATCAAAATATTCTAATTTGATGGCATATTTTTTTCCCGCCTCCATCGCTATTTCTACTTGATCTGTAGTCATTCCCCGATTGTGCCATTCATCAACAACAAGCTCATCATTCAACCACATTCTTACACCGTCATCAGAATTAACTCCGATTTTATACGTCCCTGAAAAGTTAGGCGTAATATAACCTGTCCAACGCATAGACTTATGTCTAAAACTTGTATAAGGATCTGGCGGATTATTTACAGGATCAAAATTAACAACCTTATCTACTCTTGTTTGCGGAGTTCCTTCTAAGAATTTATCATCAAAATATTCTCCATACAAGCCCGTTTCCTCATTATGGTCATTTCGTAAATTTTCAGCTTCAATAAGGTTTAAATTCCTAGCTGCTGTTTTCCATTTTACATACGTAATATCGGCACTACTACCTACTTTTGCTTTAATACCTTCTAAAGGCGATACTGGTTTTACTACAGATAAGCCACTATAATCTCCGAAAACAACTTGATTTGCATTAAACCCTACCACCGCTATTTTTTTCTTTTGAGAAAGATTTATAGGTAATATATCATTTTGATTTTTTAATAATACAATAGATTGCCTAGAAGTTTCTAAAGCTAAATTTTGATGCTCTTTTGAGCCAATTACATCTGGAGAAATTTTAGTATAAGGGTTAGCTTCAGTACTATCAAAAATTCCTAATTTAAAACGTGCCTTTAAAATTCTTGTGATTGCTTTATCTATACTTTCTTTAGTTACTAAGCCATTATTATAAGCAGTAAGTAAGTGTTTGGCGTAAATATCATTACCGCATTCTAAATCTAAGCCACCCTCTAACGCTACTTTTGCTGCTTGTTCTTTTGTAGATACATATTTGTGTGATTTTTCAATATACGTCGGTGCACCACAATCGCTCACCACATACCCTTCAAAACCCCATTCATCTCTCAGCACGGTGTTTAACAACCAACTATTCGCGGTGCTAGGCACTCCGTTAATGGCATTATAAGCACTCATTATAGATTGTGCATTTCCTTCTTGCACCGTTGCTTTATAGGCCGGAAAATAATATTCCCGTAATGACTTTTCTGATATTTTAGCATTATACGCAAACCTGTTATCTTCTTGGTTGTTGGCTACAAAATGCTTTGGCGTAGAAACCACCTTTAAATACTTAGCATTATCACCTTGTAAACCTTTTACAAAAGACACTCCTATTCTACTGGTTAAATAAGGATCTTCACCATAGGTTTCTGGTGTTCTGCCCCATCTTGGATCTCTAGCCATATTAATGGTTGGCGACCAAAATGTAAGCAA
Encoded proteins:
- a CDS encoding glycoside hydrolase family 3 protein; this translates as MIVKKSFIIALILLPVLVFSQEKYTFQNQELPIETRVDDLIERLTIEEKISMMVSTAEAISRLDVEKYYHGNEALHGVVKGGRFTVFPQAIALAATWNPDLIYDVSTAISDEARGKWNFYNQGKDQKNVYSDLLTFWSPTINMARDPRWGRTPETYGEDPYLTSRIGVSFVKGLQGDNAKYLKVVSTPKHFVANNQEDNRFAYNAKISEKSLREYYFPAYKATVQEGNAQSIMSAYNAINGVPSTANSWLLNTVLRDEWGFEGYVVSDCGAPTYIEKSHKYVSTKEQAAKVALEGGLDLECGNDIYAKHLLTAYNNGLVTKESIDKAITRILKARFKLGIFDSTEANPYTKISPDVIGSKEHQNLALETSRQSIVLLKNQNDILPINLSQKKKIAVVGFNANQVVFGDYSGLSVVKPVSPLEGIKAKVGSSADITYVKWKTAARNLNLIEAENLRNDHNEETGLYGEYFDDKFLEGTPQTRVDKVVNFDPVNNPPDPYTSFRHKSMRWTGYITPNFSGTYKIGVNSDDGVRMWLNDELVVDEWHNRGMTTDQVEIAMEAGKKYAIKLEYFDNGGDAICQLLWEVPTLTDDLYKEDKEVARASDYVIAVMGINKSIEKEGRDRTDLELPEDQVNYLKEIYAENKNIIVVLVAGSSLAINWMDENVPAIVDAWYPGEAGGTAIADVLFGDYNPAGRLPFTFYKSVKDLPDMDDYEVSNGRTYMYFEGDVLYPFGYGLSYTKFEYDKLKVKSKADKITVTTTVKNIGKYKGDEVVQLYFKAIHPSEKRPFKKLIGFKRESLGVGVSKTITFDVAKKELEFWDEKTKKWTFEEGDYEFMIGASSKDIRLQKTKAIK
- a CDS encoding metallophosphoesterase — translated: MKIIGRSILMVLLFSILSCADKTVEKSVENVQIAFIADAHFQDIYAHFEDADYQGIKIPNTETFVNIRTMNAQLKSTRIFNENYFAFIEALDDIAARGIKYVALPGDFSDDGQPIHVKGLRKILDSYTKKHGMFFFATTGNHDPVKPFTQESGKSDFLGIGGREQIITSTVTNLKESVAGDLTPVITSEIKKWGYTDILNEMSSFGFYPQKEYVYWETPFSTYTYEDYSFDKAKSASALKQRTYPIDAYNVHPDASYLVEPTEGVWLLAIDANVYVPNKELTEASTNPKDFSGASTGYNNVLLQKSHLISWVKRVAALAKQKGKVLIAFSHYPMVDFNDDASHELKQFFGATKMQLHRVPKEEVAQTFADVGLQIHFGGHMHINDTGVRTSDQGNTLFNIQTPSLAAYAPAYKILTIKSTSEFEVETVVIASAKNFNSLFPLYEREYAYLKESGATGVWDKDILTTKNYRDFTKWHLKELVRLRFLPDDWPVEFSEAMLNKTGKELLLENSDDIESIKLQLEAKNLSLEEFKSWSGFDMIYDFYKLRSADELALSDISVNRLKQYAIICQEFKKSKNTSYQLWAQIFEKSKNGEPSNHFNINLSTNKITRIVSK
- a CDS encoding glycosyl hydrolase 115 family protein — encoded protein: MFKYLGVILVCFQGAIVMAQEIKKTEFSIVDESNTVTILIDKKDAKVVSIAAAIFANDVLKVTGKKPVVSSKAQLTSSAIIVGTIGKNTMIDKLIASGKLDVSELQNQWERYAIQIVKNPSKGIDKALVIVGSDRRGTAYGLLELSRKIGVSPWEWWADVTPEKKEVLSVSIQNTVSKSPSVKYRGVFLNDEDWGLQRWAALNFEPETGDIGPKTYAKVFELLLRLRANTIWPAMHSSTKPFYSYPENKFVADDYAIVIGTSHAEPMLSNINTEWKHDKMGEYRYDTNSETIKNLFTKRVKETAKLEGIYTTGMRGEHDSPMIVGEDDTDAQVHLLERVITDQRAILKKETKKNPTTIPQAFVPYKEVLNYYQSGLKLPEDITLVWTDDNYGYMRQLSTPKEQTRPGGAGVYYHTSYWGRPHDYLWLNSTNPVLMWEEMSKAYEFQSRDIWILNCGDIKPHEYNIELFLDMAWDMDNFEKSTAVKTHMQSWAAREFGKETAAEITDVLFENNRLAYIRRPEFMAWSQVEPVTKEGETELTQYHYGDEVSERIKSYETIIETTEDLYAGIADYRKDAFYQLVYYPVIGASKLNQKWLYSFKNKFTAKQGRQSANAFGALSKEAYHRIEKETTYYNTKLQNGKWNHIMTMAPRFLPVFAQPATSSVQTDQKAKLGLALEGYQMEVNDEIINSYADVLPVFNSYTNSTYFIDVFAEGNGSVDWRAIPKADWIKLSEDKGTLRSENLEKRIWVSIDWTKVPKGENKKEAPLGHDFQLIPPSFKVNSAIDFISEGKTTTIGVSVYNPEFDNLKNYEGFVEDKGYVSINAENYTRKKAGNEADWQLFEGIGYTNKVITALPRNTTPNVNLDTIKANSPVLEYDFYTFNFGEVAVNLQAVPTHAPHAGIGVRCAVAIDDAAPVLVDFQTMGRSDEWKENVLKNVSVKSAKQVVNKAGEHTLKIWMVDPGVMIDQVLIDLGGWKKSYAFPKETAKK
- a CDS encoding phosphatidylinositol-specific phospholipase C1-like protein, yielding MNFSLSYVRSVLALLLFTLIGCKSNKTRLNDIQVIGSHNSYKIAIEKPLYDYLYSLEPEKIEGLQYGHISLEKQLDLGLRNLELDVFHDPLGGHFSNPKGLAIIKSLGEEPLAFDVEEKLKVPGLKMFHVQDIDFRSHDLLFKDGLQSLKKWSDNHPDHSPIVILMNTKDQKVPQTRTPLVFDKNALDSLDVEIRSVFPSDKLITPDLVRGNFKTLEEAILTVGWPKLKNLKGKFLFVLDEKEERINDYLVDHQSLKGRVLFVNSKEGNPEAAFRIINNPVKDFEYIKTLVAKGYMVRTRADAATKEARTNNYKKFKMAEASGAQIISTDYYVRSTLFTSEYKVIFDDGTYERIKK